Below is a window of Nitrospira sp. DNA.
CGCTGATCACCAGTAGGCGCAGCTTATTATCATTACGATCCTATGCTTATTCAGTAGTAGGAGTGATTCTTCTGTTGCTGCTCAGACCTTTAGCCAGCTCTGTCTCTTGGCAATCGAACATCCCGAGGGCCCTTCCGACACTTCTGGTTCTCCTCCTTCTGTCATTGGCTGGCTGCACAAAGGATGGAGCGGGAGAACCGATAATTTCTAGCCTTTCTGCGCCCACTGACGGTGCAGCAGGATTGAACTCAGATCAAGCCACCGGTTCCAAGGCGACAGATTCTGCAGATTCTGACGGAGAAGAAGGTCCCACGATTACCATGACTTCGACCTCAACAGGAGTTACCGCGCATGTAACCTGGGCTCAGCCTCCAGATATGACCGTGGCTGGTTACAACATTTATTATCGAAAGCAACCATCAGAAGAACCGAGTTCAGAAGAGTCCAGTTCAGAAGAACCAAGTTCATGTTCTGACGGGGAAAGCCAAACCGCCCAGGCTCCACCAGTTACAGTCACGGGACTCGAACCCAACACACAATATTTGTTCGCTATCCGTGCGTTCAACGAGTCGGAAAGTCTCTGCTCGAATGAGATCACGGCAGTAACGCCACCGGCTGAATCCTAAGAGGGAAACTCCTTAGTGCAGCATCTCTCACCGAGGAAAGGTAGGACACTGATGAGGCACCTCTTTATAGAACATACCCACCGAACGGTACGGCCTCGCAGTAACGAAAACCCCTTGGCCGTAACTTTGTTCTGGCAGGTTGGGATTATGGCGTTGATCTGTCTGGGACTCGCTTCTGAGTGCTTGGCTGCTTCCACGAGTCCGAAAACTCTGACATTTTACGCTGTCCAAGGTGCGACAAACCCACCGAACCAAACATTAACTGTCAGAAGAACCCAGTCTAAACAAGCGACCCTCACGGCCTCAGACAATGCTGCTTGGCTGACAGTGTCGCCGACCACAACCTCCATGACAACAAGTGCGACAATCATGGTCACTGTCAACACCAGCGGACTTGGAGCAGGGACTTACAATGGAACCATCACGATCAAGGTGGGTACCTGGTACACAAAGAACGTCCCTGTGACGTTGATTTTGTCGCCCGCCCCCCCGCCGCCTCCACCCACGAAGGCCACAGCCACCCTCACGTGGGACGCGGTCACTGGTACCCCGGTTAGCGGGTATAAAGTCTACGTTGGAGAGGCACCCCGTCTCTATACACGGACCATTGACGTCGGCACTGTCACATCATCGACCGTGGACAGTTTAACCGTGGGCCGAGTGTACTATTTCGCCGTCACTGCGTATAACAGTGCTGGCGAGAGCACCCCCTCCAACGAGGTGAGTAAGAGTATTGACTGATCACCAGTGTCTGCCCCAGGCAGGAAGCCATACCTACTCCATAAACGGGAACAATTGTGAGAGATGGCACATCCCTAGGTCGTCAGCGCCTTCCGTGAAGACCGATGGGTTATCAGGAAAGAGGATATTGCTATCCCAACACAAGGGGACCTGGCATTCTGCGATTACACCGATGATGTGACCAAGAGCAACTTGAGATGGGAAAGCAGAAATGACAGAGGTGAACTCAATCGGTGTTCTATAGTTGAGCCTGGACCTCGTTTGAGCAAACACTTACAGCCCCGTTATAAGCGCTCACCGCAAAATAGTAGGTCGATCCTGGATCTAAGCCAGTCACAGTTCCTTGAGGAGACGAGGTGCTTGTTAGGTAGTCGTATGCGCACGAGCCAGGCTGGTTGGGAGATTGTTTCCCATAATGAATGGAATAGCCTATTAGATTTGGATCATTGACAGGGTCCCAGACCAAATTGACTGTCGTTCCAGCAGGGGTCGTTTGTTCATCATCAGCTCCACAGCCAGCAAGTGAGAGGAACACCAGACAGCAGACGAGCAAACAGGCCCGACCGACCCCTAATCCTGGATTTCGCAGTAGCCCATACTTAGCCATAGTGGTAATAAATACTTTTCAGTAGCCGGACGTCAAGTGCGTCGTGGTTGAATCTGGGGAAAAGCACATCTGCTCATTAGAAAACTTTGGCCGCTTCATCAACCTACCCCTTTCGTCGATGACCGTCAAGGTCGCCATCATACCCTA
It encodes the following:
- a CDS encoding fibronectin type III domain-containing protein: MVTVNTSGLGAGTYNGTITIKVGTWYTKNVPVTLILSPAPPPPPPTKATATLTWDAVTGTPVSGYKVYVGEAPRLYTRTIDVGTVTSSTVDSLTVGRVYYFAVTAYNSAGESTPSNEVSKSID